The DNA window TGTCGGTGTGCGCTTCGTCTTCGATGAAGGCAGCGGTTTCAGTCCCGGGGCGCGGCGGCCCCAAGACTGGCAGGCCCTTGTCGCTTTTGCTGTAGATGAAGATCGGCAGGAATAGGCCAAAGAGCCTGTTGTCCGGATTGAGAATGTCACCCCATTCGTCCCGGTTGATATCGACGGCGTCGTAAAAGCCCTGGCACCAGGGCCGTGGGTCGTTGCCGCCGCCAGGCTTTGCAATGAATCGCGGTGCAAAGTCTTTTGGGCGCTCGCTCAGAAGCTCTGCAATCCGGTTGTGGTGGGCGGTTACGGCGCCGAGCACGGCAGATTCTGCAGGTGTCGGATTATGCCACGCTCTGGCACTGAGCCCGAGCGCCGCAA is part of the Novosphingobium sp. 9U genome and encodes:
- a CDS encoding UPF0149 family protein, translating into MELAAWANIGAFGDRRLSNTMINSAGPVMPDAKLEVWLNSSARRRSLVLTLSALEGFLTAGVVGPRLPNPFSPMFAALGLSARAWHNPTPAESAVLGAVTAHHNRIAELLSERPKDFAPRFIAKPGGGNDPRPWCQGFYDAVDINRDEWGDILNPDNRLFGLFLPIFIYSKSDKGLPVLGPPRPGTETAAFIEDEAHTD